In one window of Tellurirhabdus rosea DNA:
- a CDS encoding efflux RND transporter permease subunit, with the protein MNSFIKSILTFSLKNRFVVFFLTLLAVTAGFVSYQNTPIEAFPDVTNTQITIITQWPGRSAEEVEKFVTIPIEIGMNSVQKKTDVRSTSLFGLSVVKILFEDNVDDAFARQQVNNLLGNVELPEGIRPDVQPPYGPTGEIFRYTLRSAVRTARELKTIQDWTIERQLKSVPGVADVVSFGGEVKTYEISVDPRRLLDYGITAQQLYQAVASANMNVGGDVIQKSAEAYVVRGIGLLKNQQDIENITVKNANGTPILVRNLARVSESALPRLGSAGRDKQNDVLEGIVVMRKGENPSEVIERVKAKIEELNTSILPADVKIDTFYNRETLIHFATHTVTHNLIEGLVFVTVIVFLFMADWRTTLTVSIVIPLALLFAFICLRLRGMSANLLSMGAIDFGIIVDGAVVMVEGIFVTLDEMAHRVGMTKFNRIAKLGVIRKTGVEMGKAIFFSKLIIIVCLIPIFSFQKVEGKMFSPLAWTLGFALLGALIFTLTLVPMLSSLLLKKNVREKHNPFVEFLTNRAMSAFRFTFSHKKLSLLVTTGLVVVGFSGFTLLGSEFLPELDEGSIYVRATLPMSIALPESVRLTQQMRTIFEDFPEVKGVISQTGRPNDGTDPTGFYNVEFLIDIYPKNEWKSGITKEELIGKMQQRLAVFPGINFGFSQPIMDNVEEAVSGVKGSIAVKIYGRDLSILEQKAREVQKQLASVKGIEDLGVIRNIGQPELRIELDDQRLARYGVDKADAESVVEMAIGGKAATQIYEGERKFDLRIRYDQAFRSNEARIRDLMVPTRNGGQVPIKEIARVYTQTGPILIYREGGQRYGAVKFSVRGRDMGSAVAEGQAKVASHVKLPAGYKFQWAGDFENQRRATERLIQVVPLSLLGIFFILFMLFGDVRDAGLVLVNVPFAIIGGIAALLVTHVNFSISAGIGFIALFGICIQNGVILISVFKKNLRHHLPLREAIRLGVQSRVRPVVMTAMMAAIGLIPAAVSTGIGSETSKPLAIVVIGGLITATLLTLFIFPIVFYSFYHRRYQQHPQEEELVEA; encoded by the coding sequence ATGAACTCTTTCATAAAAAGCATCCTGACGTTCTCGCTGAAGAACCGGTTTGTGGTCTTTTTCCTGACACTCCTGGCAGTAACGGCTGGTTTCGTCAGCTACCAGAATACGCCGATCGAGGCGTTTCCGGACGTTACCAACACCCAGATTACGATCATTACGCAATGGCCCGGCCGGTCGGCCGAAGAGGTGGAAAAGTTCGTGACAATCCCCATCGAGATCGGCATGAACTCGGTGCAGAAGAAAACGGACGTCCGCTCAACGTCGCTGTTTGGCCTGTCGGTGGTGAAGATTCTGTTCGAGGACAACGTAGACGACGCCTTTGCCCGGCAGCAGGTCAACAACCTGCTCGGCAACGTCGAACTGCCTGAAGGAATCCGTCCGGATGTGCAGCCGCCATACGGCCCGACCGGCGAAATTTTTCGCTACACCCTCAGGTCGGCGGTCCGGACGGCCCGCGAGCTGAAAACCATTCAGGACTGGACCATCGAGCGGCAACTGAAGAGCGTGCCGGGGGTGGCCGATGTGGTCAGCTTCGGGGGAGAAGTAAAGACGTACGAAATCTCGGTGGACCCTCGCCGCCTGCTCGACTACGGCATCACGGCCCAGCAGCTCTATCAGGCCGTCGCCAGCGCCAACATGAACGTCGGAGGCGACGTCATTCAGAAAAGTGCGGAAGCGTACGTGGTACGCGGTATCGGGCTGCTGAAAAACCAGCAGGATATTGAGAACATTACCGTAAAAAATGCAAACGGCACACCTATTCTGGTACGGAACCTGGCGCGGGTTTCGGAATCGGCGCTGCCCCGGCTCGGGTCGGCTGGCCGCGACAAGCAGAATGATGTGCTTGAAGGCATCGTGGTGATGCGCAAAGGAGAAAACCCCAGCGAGGTAATTGAACGGGTAAAGGCAAAAATCGAGGAATTGAATACGAGCATCCTGCCCGCCGACGTCAAAATCGATACGTTCTATAACCGGGAAACACTCATCCACTTCGCCACGCACACGGTGACACACAACCTCATCGAAGGGCTGGTGTTTGTGACCGTCATCGTGTTTCTGTTCATGGCCGACTGGCGTACGACCCTCACCGTTTCCATTGTCATCCCGCTGGCGTTGCTGTTTGCATTTATCTGCCTGCGGCTGCGGGGCATGTCGGCGAATCTGCTGTCAATGGGGGCTATCGACTTCGGTATCATCGTGGACGGGGCCGTGGTCATGGTCGAAGGAATCTTTGTGACGCTCGACGAGATGGCGCACCGGGTCGGCATGACGAAGTTCAACCGCATCGCCAAACTGGGCGTGATCCGTAAGACGGGCGTCGAAATGGGCAAGGCCATTTTCTTCTCCAAACTGATCATCATCGTCTGTCTGATTCCTATCTTTTCCTTCCAGAAAGTGGAAGGCAAGATGTTTAGTCCGCTGGCCTGGACGCTTGGTTTTGCGCTGCTGGGGGCGCTGATCTTCACCCTGACACTGGTGCCGATGCTGTCGAGCCTGCTGCTGAAGAAGAACGTCCGCGAAAAGCACAACCCGTTCGTGGAGTTCCTGACTAACCGGGCCATGTCGGCCTTTCGCTTCACATTCAGCCACAAAAAGCTGAGCCTGCTCGTCACCACGGGGCTGGTGGTCGTGGGTTTCTCGGGTTTTACGCTGCTGGGGTCGGAATTTTTGCCCGAGCTGGACGAAGGCTCGATCTATGTCCGCGCCACTCTGCCCATGAGCATTGCTCTGCCCGAATCGGTGCGGCTGACCCAGCAGATGCGGACCATCTTTGAAGATTTTCCGGAAGTGAAAGGCGTTATCTCCCAGACCGGCCGCCCCAACGACGGCACCGATCCAACGGGCTTTTACAACGTTGAATTCCTGATTGATATTTACCCGAAAAACGAATGGAAGTCGGGAATAACCAAAGAAGAACTTATTGGAAAAATGCAGCAGCGGCTGGCCGTGTTTCCGGGTATCAACTTTGGATTTTCGCAGCCCATCATGGACAATGTGGAAGAAGCCGTGTCGGGCGTGAAAGGCTCGATTGCGGTCAAGATTTACGGCCGTGACCTCAGCATTCTGGAACAGAAAGCCCGCGAGGTACAGAAGCAGCTGGCGTCGGTGAAAGGCATTGAAGACCTGGGCGTGATTCGAAACATCGGCCAGCCCGAGCTGCGCATCGAACTCGACGATCAGCGGCTGGCTCGCTACGGTGTCGATAAGGCCGATGCCGAGTCGGTGGTCGAAATGGCCATCGGGGGAAAAGCCGCGACGCAGATCTACGAAGGGGAACGCAAATTTGACCTCCGCATCCGCTACGACCAGGCGTTCCGTTCGAACGAAGCCCGCATCCGGGACCTGATGGTGCCGACCCGCAACGGGGGCCAGGTTCCCATCAAGGAGATTGCCCGCGTATACACCCAGACCGGCCCGATCCTGATTTACCGGGAGGGAGGGCAGCGCTACGGCGCCGTTAAGTTCTCCGTCCGGGGCCGCGACATGGGCAGCGCCGTGGCGGAAGGGCAGGCCAAAGTAGCCAGCCACGTCAAGTTACCGGCCGGCTACAAATTCCAATGGGCCGGAGATTTCGAGAACCAGCGCCGGGCGACCGAACGGCTGATTCAGGTGGTGCCGCTGAGTCTGCTGGGTATCTTCTTCATCCTGTTCATGCTTTTCGGCGACGTACGGGATGCCGGGCTGGTGCTGGTCAATGTACCGTTTGCCATCATCGGCGGAATTGCCGCGCTGCTCGTTACGCACGTTAATTTCAGCATTTCGGCCGGTATTGGTTTTATCGCCCTGTTCGGCATCTGTATCCAGAACGGAGTCATCCTGATCTCGGTCTTCAAGAAAAACCTGAGGCACCACCTTCCGCTCCGGGAGGCCATCCGGCTGGGTGTGCAGTCGCGGGTGCGGCCCGTCGTCATGACGGCCATGATGGCGGCCATCGGGCTCATTCCGGCGGCGGTCTCGACGGGAATTGGCTCCGAAACGTCCAAACCACTCGCCATAGTCGTCATCGGCGGACTCATCACCGCCACCCTGCTGACGTTGTTCATTTTTCCGATCGTATTTTACAGCTTTTACCACCGCCGGTATCAGCAGCATCCGCAGGAAGAAGAACTGGTGGAGGCGTAG
- a CDS encoding efflux RND transporter periplasmic adaptor subunit, with the protein MKTIFHQLVLIAGTVGILTACSSEEQQKPDAATDASVLAPAQWKQLSVASARLEPVQQQIQLTGTVTFNQDKMVKVFPLVGGHIETVKAELGDYVRKGQVLAVIQSGDIADLDQQAVSARSQLAVAQKNLQVTQDMASSGLASQRDLTSAQQQLQAAKGEVNRVAERKRILGGGNGSQYVVKAPMDGFIVEKKAAPGMELRPDDPDNLFTISNLDQIWVMADVYESDLANVHLGDPVTITTLAYPDKPITGRIDKIFNVLDPDSKTEKVRITLSNPGYQLKPDMFANVTVSYPGREQSVAVPSNALVFDNSRNYLVVVGPNKQLQVREVTIERSVGDKTYIRSGLRPGETIVSQNQLLVYNGLKD; encoded by the coding sequence ATGAAAACGATTTTTCACCAACTGGTTCTGATCGCCGGAACGGTCGGTATCCTGACCGCCTGCTCGTCGGAGGAACAGCAGAAACCCGATGCCGCCACAGACGCCTCCGTATTGGCGCCCGCCCAGTGGAAGCAACTGTCGGTTGCCAGCGCCCGGCTCGAGCCGGTGCAGCAGCAGATTCAGCTAACCGGTACGGTAACCTTCAATCAGGACAAAATGGTCAAGGTGTTTCCGCTCGTGGGCGGGCATATCGAAACCGTAAAAGCCGAGCTGGGCGATTATGTCCGGAAAGGGCAGGTTCTGGCCGTCATTCAGTCGGGCGACATTGCCGACCTCGACCAGCAGGCCGTTTCGGCCCGGAGCCAGCTGGCAGTGGCGCAAAAAAATCTTCAGGTCACCCAGGATATGGCCTCCTCGGGACTGGCTTCGCAGCGCGACCTGACTTCGGCCCAACAGCAGTTACAGGCGGCCAAAGGGGAAGTAAACCGGGTGGCCGAACGCAAACGGATTCTCGGCGGCGGCAACGGCTCGCAGTACGTGGTGAAAGCACCGATGGACGGCTTTATCGTAGAGAAAAAAGCGGCACCGGGCATGGAACTGCGCCCGGATGACCCCGACAACCTCTTTACAATCTCGAACCTCGACCAGATCTGGGTCATGGCAGACGTCTACGAATCGGACCTGGCCAACGTACACCTCGGCGACCCGGTGACGATCACGACGCTGGCTTATCCGGACAAACCCATCACCGGGCGGATCGACAAGATTTTCAACGTACTGGACCCCGACAGCAAAACCGAAAAGGTCCGCATTACGCTTTCAAACCCGGGTTACCAGCTCAAGCCGGATATGTTTGCCAACGTAACGGTCAGCTATCCAGGCCGGGAGCAGAGCGTTGCCGTTCCGAGCAACGCCCTGGTCTTCGACAACAGCCGGAATTACCTGGTGGTGGTCGGGCCGAACAAACAACTTCAGGTTCGGGAAGTGACCATCGAGCGCTCGGTGGGCGACAAAACCTACATCCGCAGTGGCCTTCGCCCGGGCGAAACCATTGTGTCCCAGAACCAACTGCTGGTTTACAATGGATTGAAGGACTGA
- a CDS encoding TolC family protein translates to MNRTVLICCLLLIAAVSRAQTGTDTLRLTLPQAEQQFIRQNLNLLATRLGIDENRAYEMQARLLPNPTVYVEQMPYNAHTREFMPVKQSNSEQVIQVQQLILLAGKRNKQLALSATQTRMAADRFEDLVRTLTFQLRSTFYDLYFTQQALGVYEQELATLQRTVDLYQQQYNKGNVPLKDLARLKAYLFNLSTEQQQQLARIADDGATLAVLLNTPPNVSISAVVEAAALTAQNPASLRADTLLARAEVNRPDLRAVREQTTFERQNLALQKALAVPDLSLQGTYDRNAGYIPNYVGVGIGISLPLLNRNQGNIRAAEVRNQSSRQALSAYQLQVEADVWNALTKARQADQLYRTFDRRFNDDFGRLIQGVIENYRKQNIDVVEFLDFFDAYKSNQIQYNQLQNNRLQRFEELNLAVGQQVL, encoded by the coding sequence ATGAATCGCACCGTGCTCATCTGCTGCCTGCTGCTGATTGCTGCCGTAAGCCGCGCCCAAACCGGGACTGACACCCTGCGTTTAACGCTGCCGCAGGCCGAGCAGCAGTTCATCCGCCAAAATCTGAACCTGCTGGCTACCCGGCTGGGAATCGATGAAAATCGAGCCTACGAAATGCAGGCCCGGCTGTTGCCAAACCCGACGGTGTACGTGGAGCAGATGCCTTACAATGCCCACACCCGTGAGTTTATGCCGGTGAAGCAGAGCAACTCCGAACAGGTGATTCAGGTACAGCAACTGATTCTGCTGGCCGGAAAACGGAACAAACAACTGGCACTGTCCGCCACACAGACCCGCATGGCGGCTGATCGCTTCGAAGACCTCGTCCGGACGCTGACTTTCCAGTTGCGCAGTACCTTCTACGATCTGTATTTCACCCAACAGGCACTGGGCGTTTATGAGCAGGAACTGGCCACGCTGCAACGGACCGTAGACCTTTACCAGCAACAATACAACAAAGGCAACGTCCCGCTCAAAGACCTGGCTCGCCTGAAAGCCTATCTCTTCAACCTGTCGACCGAACAGCAGCAGCAACTGGCCCGCATCGCCGACGATGGCGCTACGCTGGCCGTTTTGCTCAATACTCCGCCGAACGTCAGCATAAGCGCGGTCGTGGAGGCCGCTGCTCTCACGGCACAGAACCCGGCCAGCCTGCGGGCCGACACGCTTCTGGCGCGGGCGGAGGTCAACCGTCCCGACCTGCGGGCCGTCCGCGAGCAGACGACCTTCGAACGGCAGAACCTGGCCCTGCAAAAAGCGCTGGCTGTACCGGACCTCTCACTCCAGGGCACCTACGACCGCAATGCCGGCTATATTCCAAATTACGTGGGCGTCGGCATCGGGATTTCGCTGCCTCTGCTGAATCGGAACCAGGGCAATATCCGGGCGGCGGAGGTCCGCAACCAGAGCAGCCGTCAGGCCCTGAGCGCCTACCAGCTTCAGGTTGAGGCCGATGTCTGGAACGCCCTGACCAAAGCCCGGCAGGCCGATCAACTGTACCGGACGTTCGACCGCCGCTTCAACGACGATTTTGGCCGACTCATTCAGGGCGTTATCGAGAACTACCGCAAGCAAAACATCGACGTTGTGGAATTTCTCGACTTTTTCGACGCATACAAATCGAACCAGATCCAATATAACCAGCTGCAGAACAACCGTCTGCAACGCTTCGAGGAGCTGAACCTCGCCGTAGGGCAGCAGGTACTTTAA
- a CDS encoding response regulator, which yields MRLLLVEDDPKLATFILKGLKAEAHEAEVAFDGQTGWAIFQKQPYDLVILDVNLPYMNGFELCRRIRQESNEVPILMLTALDAISDKTEGFGCGADDYLCKPFEFKELLLRIQALTRRHHPKAQRLLQVADLTLDPDARQVTRSGKRIDLTIREYALLEHLMRNRGRIVSRIDISEHVWDVNFDTNTNVIDVYVGYLRKKIDRDFSPKLIHTVVGMGYVLRED from the coding sequence ATGCGATTGCTGTTGGTAGAAGACGACCCCAAACTCGCCACGTTCATCCTGAAAGGACTGAAGGCGGAAGCTCATGAAGCCGAAGTGGCCTTCGATGGCCAAACCGGCTGGGCCATTTTCCAGAAACAACCGTATGATCTGGTCATTCTGGACGTAAACCTGCCTTATATGAATGGTTTTGAACTGTGTCGCCGCATCCGACAGGAAAGCAACGAAGTTCCGATTCTGATGCTGACGGCTCTGGACGCGATCAGTGACAAAACGGAAGGCTTTGGTTGCGGAGCCGACGACTATCTGTGCAAACCGTTTGAGTTCAAAGAACTGCTCCTGCGCATTCAGGCGCTGACCCGCCGCCATCATCCCAAAGCCCAGCGGCTCCTGCAGGTAGCGGACCTGACGCTGGACCCCGATGCCCGGCAGGTTACCCGCTCGGGCAAACGCATCGACCTTACCATCCGTGAATACGCCCTGCTCGAACACCTCATGCGCAACCGGGGTCGCATCGTTTCCCGAATTGACATCTCCGAGCACGTCTGGGACGTGAATTTTGACACCAACACCAATGTCATCGATGTGTATGTCGGTTATCTTCGGAAAAAAATCGACCGTGACTTTTCCCCAAAGCTGATCCACACTGTCGTCGGTATGGGATATGTCCTGCGGGAAGACTGA
- a CDS encoding sensor histidine kinase, which produces MLIRNKLTLLFTGLVLAIQLTLSGFVYAFYSVYRWEEFYGQLQAKARVFGRVLIGRQDVTHLLSARIPAGDLITLTDEQISIYDRQRQLLYDNHNAELDATEEKLLPRLLKKPGKPLRFAIGKLEGIGIVVMHSRQPYAIFVAGIDELGRAKRYNLLMLLLIGNLGGLVLTLLAGWYFAGRLLRPLAEMAESVRHISDARLHTRLHEGNRSDEIARLAMTFNDMLRQLEQSFTSQRSFVAHASHELRTPLTNVLGILDTSLSYDREPEELRRSMQSSIEEIRKIIRLTNSLLNLTKISSEPIVLQPIRLDECLMSAVAQIQQKYPDRTIAMTLADTEEFPVVIGNEALLTTALANVIENACKYSEEAVDVRMQAAATDSNRFEVQVSDRGRGIPVEDLPHIFEPLARGRNVGQTAGFGLGLAITFQLITLHHGQISYRRPSDGIGTVAIISLPAEADTPASVD; this is translated from the coding sequence ATGCTCATTCGTAATAAACTGACGCTGCTTTTTACCGGGCTGGTACTGGCCATTCAACTAACCCTGTCTGGCTTTGTCTACGCTTTTTATTCGGTTTATCGCTGGGAGGAGTTTTACGGACAGCTTCAGGCCAAGGCGCGGGTCTTCGGCAGGGTGCTGATTGGCCGTCAGGACGTAACCCATCTCCTGAGCGCCCGGATTCCGGCGGGCGACCTAATCACCCTCACCGACGAGCAGATCAGTATCTACGACCGGCAGCGCCAGCTGCTATACGACAATCACAATGCCGAACTGGACGCCACAGAAGAGAAACTTTTGCCGCGACTGCTCAAAAAACCCGGTAAGCCCCTTCGGTTTGCAATCGGTAAACTGGAAGGGATCGGCATTGTCGTTATGCATAGCCGCCAGCCTTACGCCATCTTTGTGGCCGGTATCGACGAACTCGGACGTGCCAAGCGGTACAACCTGCTCATGCTCCTGTTGATCGGGAATCTCGGCGGGCTGGTGCTGACCCTGCTGGCAGGGTGGTATTTCGCCGGGCGGCTGCTGCGCCCCCTGGCCGAAATGGCCGAGTCGGTCCGGCATATTTCGGACGCCCGCCTGCATACCCGCCTGCACGAAGGAAACCGCAGCGACGAGATTGCCCGGCTGGCAATGACGTTCAACGACATGCTTAGGCAGCTGGAGCAGTCTTTTACCAGCCAGCGCAGCTTCGTGGCCCACGCCTCCCACGAACTCCGGACTCCCCTTACCAATGTACTGGGCATTCTCGACACCTCCCTCTCCTACGACCGAGAGCCGGAAGAACTGCGGCGAAGCATGCAGAGCTCGATTGAAGAAATCCGTAAGATTATCCGCCTCACCAACAGCCTGCTCAATCTGACCAAGATCAGCAGTGAGCCCATTGTGCTGCAACCCATCCGGCTCGACGAATGCCTGATGTCGGCCGTGGCTCAGATTCAGCAGAAATATCCTGACCGGACGATCGCCATGACACTCGCAGACACCGAGGAGTTCCCCGTCGTTATCGGCAACGAAGCCCTGCTGACGACGGCCCTGGCCAACGTGATTGAAAATGCCTGCAAGTATTCCGAAGAGGCGGTGGATGTCCGGATGCAGGCGGCGGCCACCGATTCCAACCGGTTCGAGGTGCAGGTTTCGGACCGGGGGCGCGGAATTCCGGTCGAAGACCTGCCTCATATTTTCGAACCATTGGCCCGGGGCCGCAATGTCGGGCAGACGGCCGGCTTCGGGCTCGGCCTGGCCATTACCTTTCAGCTTATTACACTTCACCACGGCCAAATCAGTTACCGCCGCCCCAGCGACGGAATCGGGACGGTAGCAATCATCTCCCTGCCCGCCGAAGCCGACACACCCGCCTCAGTCGACTGA